A window of Gottschalkia purinilytica contains these coding sequences:
- a CDS encoding DUF4358 domain-containing protein, giving the protein MIRLKKSRIKKFMAGTLATILIAGALSGCSTKSKETKNVSVKEISKKVVESIDTSNMKKEDGNKLEKLYGIKPEDVEEFTVYSPKSNLKADEIAIIKAKDSNDVDKIKEKIEERIKKQESSFKDYLPDEYFLIEKHVLKTNGNYIFLAISKDAEKAENAFDESIK; this is encoded by the coding sequence ATGATAAGACTTAAAAAAAGCAGAATTAAAAAATTTATGGCAGGAACATTAGCTACTATTTTAATAGCGGGGGCATTGTCAGGATGTTCAACAAAGAGCAAAGAGACTAAAAATGTTTCTGTTAAAGAAATAAGTAAAAAGGTAGTTGAAAGCATAGATACTTCTAACATGAAAAAAGAAGATGGAAATAAATTAGAAAAACTTTATGGAATCAAGCCAGAAGATGTAGAAGAATTTACAGTTTATTCTCCTAAATCCAATCTTAAAGCAGATGAAATAGCTATAATTAAAGCTAAAGATTCAAATGATGTAGATAAAATAAAAGAAAAAATTGAAGAAAGAATTAAGAAACAAGAATCTAGCTTTAAAGATTACTTACCAGATGAATATTTTTTAATAGAAAAACACGTTTTAAAAACAAATGGAAACTATATATTCCTTGCTATCTCTAAGGATGCAGAAAAAGCAGAAAATGCCTTTGATGAGTCTATTAAATAG
- a CDS encoding MBOAT family O-acyltransferase, whose product MVFSSLIFIFMFLPITLFMYYISPKPARNLVLFIVSLIFYAWGEPLYITIMLFSTVFDYINGLLIEKYRDRKNICKSVFINSIVINLAILCFFKYYGFVIDNINSLFDLHLTVKRLPLPVGISFYTFQTMSYVIDVYLKKVPVQKNIISFGTYVTMFPQLVAGPIVQYGDISKQLDNRKESFDMFGEGAEKFITGLSKKVLLANNIGLLWTTIKATPTNELTVLASWLGIIAFTFQIYFDFSGYSDMAIGLGKMFGFDLMKNFNYPYVSKTVTEFWRRWHISLGSWFREYVYIPLGGNRVGKLKQYRNLFVVWFLTGFWHGANWNFILWGLYFGFFVTIEKVFLIKWLKNTPKFIGHIYTLLVVVVGWVIFEFESIFQGANYIKTMFGIGTKGLYDNTAIYYLYTNIVLFIILAICSTPIPNRLIMYLKNKLNRIGTIAIPSAYTFLAFLSTAYLVNESYNPFLYFRF is encoded by the coding sequence TTGGTTTTTAGTAGTTTAATTTTTATTTTTATGTTTTTACCAATAACGCTTTTTATGTACTATATTTCACCTAAACCTGCTAGAAATTTGGTTTTGTTTATAGTCAGCTTAATATTTTATGCTTGGGGAGAACCATTATATATAACTATAATGCTATTTTCTACAGTATTTGACTATATAAATGGACTATTAATAGAAAAATATAGAGATAGAAAGAACATATGTAAATCAGTTTTTATAAATTCTATTGTTATAAATTTAGCCATACTTTGCTTTTTTAAATATTATGGATTTGTAATTGATAATATTAATAGTTTATTTGATTTGCATTTAACTGTAAAAAGACTACCATTGCCTGTAGGTATATCTTTTTATACTTTTCAAACAATGTCGTATGTTATAGATGTTTATCTGAAAAAGGTTCCAGTTCAAAAGAACATAATATCTTTTGGCACTTATGTGACTATGTTCCCGCAATTGGTTGCTGGACCAATTGTTCAATACGGAGATATATCTAAACAATTGGATAATAGAAAAGAAAGTTTTGACATGTTTGGAGAAGGTGCAGAGAAGTTTATTACTGGTCTTTCAAAAAAAGTATTATTAGCAAATAATATAGGACTTTTATGGACAACCATAAAAGCTACTCCTACAAACGAACTTACAGTATTAGCTTCGTGGTTAGGTATAATAGCATTCACATTTCAAATATATTTTGATTTTAGTGGATATTCAGATATGGCCATAGGATTAGGAAAAATGTTTGGATTTGATCTAATGAAAAACTTTAATTATCCATATGTATCAAAAACTGTTACAGAGTTTTGGCGTAGATGGCATATTTCACTAGGATCTTGGTTTAGAGAGTATGTATACATACCTTTAGGTGGTAATAGAGTTGGTAAACTCAAACAATACAGAAACTTATTTGTAGTTTGGTTTTTGACAGGTTTTTGGCATGGAGCAAATTGGAACTTTATTTTATGGGGGCTTTATTTTGGCTTTTTTGTAACTATAGAAAAAGTATTTTTAATAAAATGGTTAAAAAATACACCTAAATTTATAGGGCATATATATACCTTATTAGTTGTAGTTGTTGGATGGGTAATATTTGAATTTGAAAGTATATTTCAAGGAGCTAATTATATAAAAACTATGTTTGGAATAGGTACTAAAGGACTATACGACAATACAGCTATTTATTACCTATATACAAATATTGTACTATTTATAATATTAGCTATTTGCTCAACACCAATACCTAATAGATTAATAATGTATTTAAAGAATAAATTAAATAGAATAGGAACTATAGCAATACCATCAGCTTATACTTTTTTAGCTTTTCTTTCTACAGCTTATTTAGTAAATGAAAGTTATAATCCATTTCTGTACTTTAGATTTTAA